One Festucalex cinctus isolate MCC-2025b chromosome 3, RoL_Fcin_1.0, whole genome shotgun sequence DNA window includes the following coding sequences:
- the rabl2 gene encoding RAB, member of RAS oncogene family-like 2: MAADDGDNIPELDQKNYDADEQVKIICLGDSAVGKSKLMERFLLDEYRPQQLSTYALTLYKHTATVANRTVAVDFWDTAGQERFQSMHPSYYHKAHACIMVFDIQRKITYKNLANWYQELREYRPEIPCCVVANKIDADMKVTQRSFNFAKKKGLPFYFVSAADGTNVVKMFREMIKRAVEYKKNPSDFMDEVMQELEKFELEKKEAHSDMESGDIERAESPELP; encoded by the exons ATGGCCGCCGACGATGGTGACAACATCCCAGAGCTGGACCAAAAGAATTACGATGCGGACGAACAAGTGAAAATCATCTGTCTGGGAGATAGTGCCGTTGGTAAATCCAA GCTGATGGAGAGGTTTCTCCTGGATGAATA TCGCCCGCAACAGTTGTCAACGTATGCTTTGACACTTTACAAACACACAGCCACTGTGGCCAACAGGACGGTGGCAGTGG ATTTCTGGGACACGGCTGGTCAGGAGCGGTTTCAGAGCATGCATCCCTCATACTACCACAAAGCACACGCTTGCATCATG GTTTTCGACATCCAGAGGAAGATCACTTATAAGAATCTGGCCAACTGGTACCAGGAGCTGAGAGAGTACAGACCCGAGATTCCCTGTTGTGTGGTGGCCAACAAGATCGATG CTGACATGAAGGTGACCCAGCGAAGTTTCAACTTTGCCAAGAAGAAAGGGCTCCCTTTTTACTTTGTATCTGCAGCCGATGGCACAAATGTTGTCAAG ATGTTCCGAGAGATGATCAAGCGAGCCGTGGAATACAAGAAAAATCCCAGTGACTTCATGGATGAAGTCATGCAAGAACTGGAG AAGTTTGAGCTTGAGAAGAAAGAAGCTCATTCGGACATGGAAAGCGGTGACATCGAGAGGGCGGAGAGCCCTGAGCTGCCCTGA
- the LOC144015517 gene encoding ciliary microtubule associated protein 1B-like, giving the protein MPGEKPNVVVARPTRSLYALPSLTGANNHDPTKSKAPSYTFGKTCHLSKPHVSPGPAHFIPSNITKTGRDGTPAFSFGRRRKERARDEFPGPNCYHIANAEKVTFHSSPAYTLSTRWKQVAPSYLFTPGPASNMLPPVLGSKTVNIPTVPSHTICGRTKMGNFCNDLAKTPGPAAYQAVDLKTYLKKSPEYSMPARKFLPPSITRTPAPGVYCPERVTSSHLKAPSFSFGRHHSEQTIIPITDVDRCQRSLTLI; this is encoded by the exons ATGCCTGGTGAAAAGCCTAATGTTGTGGTGGCGAGGCCCACCAGATCACTGTATGCCCTTCCTTCACTCACAG GCGCTAATAACCACGATCCGACAAAATCCAAAGCGCCAAGTTACACGTTTGGCAAAACATGTCATCTTAGCAAACCACACGTCTCACCAGGACCCGCCCACTTTATCCCCTCCAACATCACCAAAACTGGCCGCGATGGAACACCGGCATTTTCATTCGGCAGACGTCGAAAGGAGCGGGCACGTGACGAATTCCCTGGGCCCA actGCTACCACATTGCCAATGCAGAGAAGGTCACATTTCATTCTTCTCCTGCGTATACGTTGTCAACAAGGTGGAAACAAGTAGCACCAAGCTACCTATTCACCCCCG GTCCAGCATCCAACATGCTACCTCCTGTTCTGGGATCAAAAACTGTGAACATACCTACAGTCCCCTCACACACAATCTGTGGTCGCACCAAAATGGGCAACTTTTGTAATGATTTGGCAAAG ACTCCAGGCCCTGCAGCTTATCAAGCTGTGGACCTCAAAACTTACCTAAAGAAGTCTCCAGAGTACAGCATGCCAGCCCGCAAATTCCTACCCCCAAGCATTACAAGGACGCCAGCACCTGGAGTCTACTGTCCTGAAagg gTCACCTCCTCACATCTAAAAGCCCCATCCTTCAGCTTTGGAAGACATCACTCAGAACAAACCATCATCCCTATTACGGATGTGGATCGTTGTCAGCGCTCATTAACGCTAATTTAA